GGTGCAGCGCGTCGATGACCGCCAGTTCGAGGCAGAACGAAGGCAGACGGACGCTGTGCAGGTTGCGCCAGATCTTCGTCAGGCGGATTTCATCGCAGGCGTCCGCTTCCTGAGTGAATTTGAGATGGGCGTCGAAATTGGTCCGTATCACCCGCTGGTGCGCGGTCTCGTATATCCGGTGGTCGTTTGCTCCGCCCCACTCCTGGCGGGCCGGGATAACCTGTACCTCCAGCCCGTGATACTGCAGGCCGATCGCAACGGACTGGCGGGTCGGCTTGTAACCCTTGCCTTTCAGGGCTTCGAACAGCCGCTCGTACAGCTTATCGGTGTCAAGCGGGGTCCGCGGCCCGAGCGACACCAGGATGTCGATATCGGTGGCGCCCTTGACACGCGTTCCTTTGGCATACGACCCGCAGAAGGTTATGCCCGAGAGGAACCGTCCGGCCCACTCGGTTATCGGGCCCATCAGCTCGGCGGCGGCAAGCTCGGCCGGCGAATCGCCGCCGGTCGGCAGGTCATACCTGGCCAGAATCGAACGGACGTAGTCATCCGATACCATCATACCTCCTCCGGCGCGACGCGGCGCCGGGCAAGTTCGAGGCAGACCACATATATCCCTGGCCCTGCAATTCGAACCAGGGCGGCACAGCATAGAAGGCCGCCCCCGGCGTGTCAACAAAGTCACAGGCTGCCGCTTGACATCCCGTTGCTCTGCCCCTATCATCCGGACTAGACCACGGCAGCGATGAAAGAACGAGACCGGCCCCGATGACGCAGCGGCAGAGTCGAAGATGCTGATACCTCCACCCGCCCAATCCGCGGATCGACCCGCTTCCTCAAGCGCTCCCGCCCGGCCATGAAAGGCATTGTCCTCGCCGGCGGACTGGGAACCCGGCTGCTCCCCCTGACCCGAATCACCAACAAGCACCTGCTGCCGGTTTTCGACCGGCCGATGGTCTATTACCCGATCCAGAAACTGGTGCAGGCCGACATCCGCGACATCATGGTCGTGACCGGAGGCAACAGCGCCGGAGATTTTCTGCGCCTGCTGCGGAACGGCAAGGACTTCGGGCTTTCGCACCTGCACTACGTTTATCAGGAAGGGGAGGGCGGCATCGCCGAGGCCCTCGCGCTGGCCCGGGACTTTGCCGAGGGCGACCGGGTCGTGGTGATTCTCGGTGACAACCTCTTCGAAGACGACGTCACGCCGTTCGTGCGGTCGTTCACGTCCCAGGCTCAGGGCGCCAAAATCCTGCTCAAGGCGGTTGACGACCCGGGCCGCTTCGGCGTGGCCGAACTGGATGGCGCCCGGGTCAAGGGCATCGAAGAGAAGCCGGCCCGTCCCAGGACCAACCTGGCGGTAACGGGCATCTACATGTACGATGCGAAGGTGTTCGATATCATCCAGACGTGCGTCCGGTCGGCGCGCGGCGAGCTCGAGATCACCGACGTGAACAACGCCTACATCCGGCAGGGAACGATGACCTTCGACGTCCTGAAGGGATGGTGGACCGATGCGGGGACGTTCGAGTCCCTGCACCGCGCGGCCTCGCTGGTCCGCGGCGAGGGCAGGGGCTAGGTCGCGGCCGAAGTGAAAGACCAACCCACTCCTTCGCCCGCGACCGGTACTCCCGGCTCATCATTTCCCGGCGTGCAGGTCGAGCTCATGTCCTGCGCGGTCGACTCGCGCGGATGGCTGGCGGAGCTCTTCCGCGCCGACGTGCTGGAGGCGGCCGGCATGGCGCAGGCGGAGCCGGTGATGGCCTACCTCTCGATGACCCGGCCGGGCGTTGCCCGCGGTCCCCACGCGCACCGCGAACAAACCGACCTCTTCGCCTTCCCCGGGCCGTCCGACTTTGAAGTAACGCTCTGGGACGACCGCCCCGGCTCGCCGACGCAGGGAATGCGCGAGACGTTCACGCTCGGCGCCAACCGACCCGCAACGCTCCTCGTCCCGCCCGGC
The bacterium genome window above contains:
- a CDS encoding dTDP-4-dehydrorhamnose 3,5-epimerase family protein, with the protein product MKDQPTPSPATGTPGSSFPGVQVELMSCAVDSRGWLAELFRADVLEAAGMAQAEPVMAYLSMTRPGVARGPHAHREQTDLFAFPGPSDFEVTLWDDRPGSPTQGMRETFTLGANRPATLLVPPGVVHAYRNVGDVDGWVLNFPNRLYKGPGRKEAVDEIRYENDPQSRFKLEQK
- a CDS encoding sugar phosphate nucleotidyltransferase, with the protein product MKGIVLAGGLGTRLLPLTRITNKHLLPVFDRPMVYYPIQKLVQADIRDIMVVTGGNSAGDFLRLLRNGKDFGLSHLHYVYQEGEGGIAEALALARDFAEGDRVVVILGDNLFEDDVTPFVRSFTSQAQGAKILLKAVDDPGRFGVAELDGARVKGIEEKPARPRTNLAVTGIYMYDAKVFDIIQTCVRSARGELEITDVNNAYIRQGTMTFDVLKGWWTDAGTFESLHRAASLVRGEGRG